In Rosa chinensis cultivar Old Blush chromosome 1, RchiOBHm-V2, whole genome shotgun sequence, a genomic segment contains:
- the LOC112182514 gene encoding uncharacterized protein LOC112182514 isoform X1 — protein sequence MVSPFDPSRNNYSFTKRITGESLQVLVLENVDLNGEVFQHISHFRGLEQLSVTRASGLNRIRMFGSSVRLKSLVVRNCWNLEIIEICDLPQLAFFEFEGRPICLDLNSVPNLVKVSLGEYDLEFLKVAFKQLACCLCQLRTLTLDNTLSFLTQEKVVFPIPQLPELVCLELRISPDDACVLLQLACFLDASPRLQKLVLKLDFLGSGINLWKAESHPHNNLKVVEVIGFFDCPAATDIVTFIVDNAAGLESLVIDPVVPWCEHRRGRKPDELIEKERKGRQHAMSLRSMLPGMDGGNSSSD from the exons ATGGTCAGCCCTTTTGATCCTTCTCGTAATAACTATTCCTTTACTAAGCGGATTACGGGCGAGTCCCTCCAAGTATTGGTGCTTGAAAATGTTGATCTGAATGGAGAGGTTTTTCAGCATATATCTCATTTTCGAGGACTTGAACAACTATCAGTGACTCGTGCATCTGGTTTAAATCGCATCAGAATGTTTGGTTCTTCTGTACGTTTGAAGTCCTTAGTGGTCAGAAATTGTTGGAATCTTGAGATTATTGAGATCTGTGATTTACCTCAGCTTGCTTTCTTTGAGTTTGAGGGAAGACCTATATGCCTGGACCTGAACTCAGTTCCAAATCTAGTGAAAGTGTCCCTTGGCGAGTATGACCTGGAATTCTTAAAAGTAGCCTTCAAGCAGCTTGCTTGCTGTCTCTGTCAGCTAAGAACTCTTACTCTGGATAACACACTTAGTTTTCTG ACACAAGAGAAAGTTGTCTTTCCTATTCCTCAGTTACCAGAGCTTGTGTGCTTGGAGTTGCGAATCTCACCAGATGATGCATGTGTGCTGTTGCAATTGGCGTGTTTTTTGGATGCATCTCCTCGCTTGCAGAAGTTAGTTTTAAAG tTGGACTTTCTAGGGTCGGGGATAAATTTGTGGAAAGCCGAGAGCCATCCGCACAACAACTTAAAGGTGGTTGAGGTTATTGGATTCTTTGATTGCCCAGCAGCGACTGATATTGTCACATTCATAGTGGACAATGCTGCTGGGCTAGAAAGTCTGGTGATCGATCCTGTTGTCCCATGGTGTGAGCATCGTAGAGGAAGGAAGCCTGATGAGTTAATTGAGAAGGAACGAAAAGGGAGGCAGCACGCAATGTCGCTTAGAAGTATGCTGCCAGGCATGGACGGTGGAAACTCTTCTAGTGATTGA
- the LOC112170159 gene encoding phosphomannomutase encodes MVVLVVVEKVIYDYDYVFSKNGLVAHKDGKLIGTQSLKSHLGDDKLKEFINFTLHYIADLDIPIKRGTFIEFRSGMINVSPIGRNWSQEERDEFERYEKHPSSNYWY; translated from the exons ATGGTGGTCCTGGTGGTTGTTGAAAAAG TTATTTATGACTATGATTATGTATTTTCTAAGAATGGTCTTGTGGCTCACAAAGATGGGAAGCTCATTGGCACCCAG agcTTGAAGTCACATCTTGGAGATGATAAGCTCAAG GAATTTATCAATTTTACACTTCACTATATTGCTGACTTGGACATACCGATAAAGAG GGGTACATTTATTGAGTTCCGAAGTGGGATGATTAATGTATCACCAATTGGGCGAAACTGGAGCCAAGAGGAAAGAGATGAATTTGAAAGATATGAGAAG CATCCAAGTAGCAACTACTGGTATTAG
- the LOC112182514 gene encoding cysteine--tRNA ligase 2, cytoplasmic isoform X2: protein MATWLMEMRSLPSMLIKSWNMLQMSAKAGEPNWYSPWGPGRRGWPIACSAMTPHLPFEFDIHAGSSDLICPNQTEISAPSSADQNGLVTIDNKRMSESSLTTRWITQYYHPLAVRYFLLSARFTSSIKFTVSHLESASTAMYSIYETLQDCEDALSSLTGGAEESSTAVTITTAQNDSIELKKQFETQMTDDLDISHIMNDAFQGALDLLKKTLNVLKEQQPASFHCLLETVKEVKAVLDILCLLPSLPYSQVLQQLKDTTLKREQLSKGGAVSRKLDRADLELLLWM, encoded by the exons ATGGCTACCTGGCTGATGGAGATGCGTTCTTTGCCGTCTATGCTGATCAAAAGTTGGAATATGCTACAGATG TCTGCGAAGGCTGGTGAGCCAAATTGGTACAGCCCTTGGGGACCTGGGAGACGAGGGTGGCCAATTGCATGCAGTGCAATGACTCCTCATCTGCCATTCGAGTTTGATATCCATGCTGGCAGCAGTGACTTGATTTGTCCAAATCAAACTGAAATTTCTGCTCCGAGTAGTGCTGACCAGAATGGGCTTGTCACTATTGATAACAAGAGAATGTCAGAATCAAGTCTCACAACTCGTTGG ATTACTCAATACTATCATCCCCTGGCAGTAAGATACTTCCTGTTAAGTGCACGCTTCACGTCTTCTATCAAGTTTACTGTCTCTCATCTGGAAAGCGCATCAACTGCCATGTATTCCATATATGAG ACTCTGCAAGACTGTGAAGATGCTTTATCTTCTCTGACCGGAGGAGCAGAGGAAAGCAGTACAGCAGTTACAATTACTACAGCCCAAAACGACAGCATTGAGCTAAAGAAGCAGTTTGAGACTCAAATGACTGATGATTTGGACATATCCCACATAATGAATGATGCTTTTCAAGGTGCTCTTGATCTTCTAAAGAAAACCTTAAATGTGCTCAAG GAGCAGCAGCCAGCATCATTTCATTGTTTACTTGAAACAGTGAAAGAAGTTAAAGCAGTCCTGGACATTCTCTGTTTGCTGCCCTCCCTTCCATACTCTCAG GTTTTGCAGCAACTAAAAGATACGACACTGAAGAGAGAACAGCTTTCAAAAGGTGGTGCTGTAAGCAGGAAATTAGATAGAGCAGACCTGGAACTTCTTCTGTGGATGTGA